The genomic interval GGTGCCGTCCAGCCGGGCCATGAGGAAGTGCTCCTTGACCCCGACCTCGAAGGACTGCCCGCTGCGCGGGTCCTTCACCAGGTGCACCAGGGCCGGGCCGCGCCGCAGCGCCGCGCTGCGCAGCACCTCCGCGCGCAGGGCGGGCCGCTGTCCGAGCAGCCCGGTGGTCATCGGAGGCTCTCCTCGCGCAGGGCGCGCCCCAGGACGTACGACAGATACGCCTCGTCGCGGATCGTCACGTGGAGCCGGTTGTTGGTCATGTGCATATAGGGGGAGAGCAGGAGGGGCAGGGCGGCGGCCGGGTCGGTGATCCGCTCGTCGGCCGTGCCGTCCCAGGAGCGGAGGACGAGCTCGCCGCCCACGGCCAGCGCGGTGGCCCGGTCCCGCAGTTCGGCGCAGTGCGCGGCCCAGCCGCCCAGGAAGCGGGGGAGCCGGCCGGCCTCGCCCCGCGCGAGGGCGTCCAGGACCGCGTCGAAGCGCCGGGCCAGTGCCGGGCCGGTGGTCCCGTAACTGCGGTCGTACTCGTCGGAGCCGATGAAGCCGGTGCCGGAGAAGGCCTTCTGCCAGAAGACGTGGTACCGGTCCAGGAACCCGGCGAGCTCCTCCCGGTCGGGCAGGAAGCAGCCGGCCATCACCATCATCAGCTGGGCCGCGGTGCCCAGCCGTACGGTCCGCAGGTGGAGGTTCATGCCGCGCACGGCCTCGATGACGAGCTCGCTGGAGTGCCGGAAGTGCCACTCGGCGAGCGCGACCCCGGCGGGGCCGCCGTACTTGCCGTACTCCGGTTCGTAGGGCTGCCGGCTGAAGCTGTTGTTCGGTCTGAGCCTCATCCGCCCGTCGGGCGCGAGGAAGCCGCCCCGCTCGTCCTCCGGGAACTCCAGCTCGAACAGGGTGTTGTAGAACTCGTTGAGGAAGCCCGAGGAATCGACCTCGTAGAGCGCGGGACGCTCACGGAGGAAGGCGGCGACCGCCTCCTCGGCGCGGGCGAGCACGGCCTCCGTGGCCGCCTCGGTCGAGGGCTTGAGCCGCAGCCGGACGTGCGGGCCCTCCAGCCAGTAGTTGATGAAGAAGTGGCTCTCCAGCAGGCCGTCGGCGAGCAGCCCCTCGACGAGCGGGCCGACGCACCGGGTCATCAGGGGCGCCGGGTTCGCGGCGTAGTGGATGTGCAGGGCCTGCCAGGCGCCGGGCGCGGCCGCCGGGGCGGTGTCGGGGCGGGAGACGGTCATTTCTGCGCACCGGTTCCTTTGCGGTCGTTGCGGAGGGTCTCGACGGCGAGTTCGACGACATGGGTGCCCCGGTCGGAGACGGCGCGCAGGCCGTCCTCGTCGGGCAGCGCCTCACGGAGCACCACCCGGTCCCCGGGGTCCTTGAGCAGCCCGTCCAGGGCCGTCAGCGAGAGCGGGCTGTCGAAGTCGACGTACTGCGGCTTGGCCCGGGCGGCGCCGGCCCCGGTTCCGCCGGCCGTCCCGGCCGGGGTGACGGTCGCGAAGACGCGCAGCGGCAGCCGGTGTTCCGCGCGCCACCGCCGCCAGGCGAGGAACCAGGCCGCGTCGGCCTCCGGCCCGGAGGCCGTGCGCGCGGGCAGCGCGGACGCGGGGGCGGTCCAGCTGCGCCGGCTGAGGACGAGGCCGCCGTAGCGCACCCGGGGGCGGCTGGTCACCCCGTTCTCGGGCGTCCCCTCCGGGACCCCGCCCCACACGTCGAGCGGCGCCATGGAGGTGGGGGAGAGCAGCAGCAGGGTGCGCGGGATCTCGGGGAGCGCCAGGGGCACGAGGTAGCCGAGGTAGACGGGGACGACCTCGCGCCCGAGCCGCCGCGAGCGCAGCACCAGCCGGTCCGCGGCGGTGTCGTCCTCGACGTAGAGGTCGTCGAGGTGGATCCGGTGCTCCTCGGGCACCGAGCTGGTCTCGCCCGGGCAGACGATCTCGTAGTCCGTGAGCCGCCCGTGCAGGTTGAGGTTGCTGGTGACGAAGCCGCCGGTGATCTCGGCGAACACCGCGCCCTCCGGCTGCGCGGCCGCCGCGGCGTGCCGGACGCGGTCGGACAGGGTGCCGCCGTCCCCCTCGGCGTCGTCGTAGCAGTGGGTGAAACGGCTGAAGGGGAAGGCGAGCCCGCCGTACGACTGGTTGAGCACGGCCAGCGGGTCGCCGTCGCGGCGCACCAGCTGGAGGAAGTGGCTCTGCGGCGCGAAGTCCGGCGCGGCCCCGGCGAGCTCGCCGGCGACGGCGTCGACCGTCCCGGGGTGGACGCGGAGCTCCTCGGCGCCCCGCGCGGTGTCCCACAGCCGGCGCATCCGGGCGGTCCACTCCTCGCGGGCCGCGTCCACGGCCGTGATCTGCGGCAGGCCCAGCCAGTTCGGCTCGGGGACGTACGCGCCGTCCTCGCCGAACGGCTGCCGGCGGGCGGCGAACGTCAGGTACTGGTCGTAGAAGTCCTCGTGGAAGTCGTGCACGAGCTTCAGGAGGTCCTCGCAGCGGCCGCCCCGGCCGTACCGCGCCCGGAAGAAGCCCTTGAACGTGATCCGCTGAGGCAGCGTCAGATCGAAGGCGGGCAGGACCCGTTCCAGGGAGCGCAGCGACGCGAGCGGGCCGCCGTCGTCGCCCGCCCAGGACCGGGGGTCGCAGACCACGGCGGTCCCGGCCGCCGGGTCGGCCCCGGCGCGCACGTCCTCGTAGAGCAGCGTCTGCGGCAGCGCGGGCTCCCGCGCGCCGAGGTGCCGCTGGATGTCGGCCAGGGACCGGCGCAGCTCGGCCAGCAGCTCGCGGCGCAGCCCGGTGCCGGCCGCGGGGTAGCGGTCGACGCAGGCGATCGGCCATTCCAGGGCCTCCGCGAGCTCGTGCGCCCAGGGACGCCCCACGGCTTCGAGGGAGTCGCGGAAGGCCCGCAGCGGGTCGGCCGCGTGCACGTCCGTGCGCAGGCAGGGGATCTGCACCATGCCCAGCTCCAGCAGGGCCGTCAGATAGCGCTCGCACTCCTCCGGGTCCGCGTCGTGCTCCTCGCCCAGCCACCGCGCGAGCTCGCCGTAGCGCGGGTCGGGCCTTCGCGTGAAGAGGGTGAGCAGGCGCTCCAGGGTGCCGCTGCGGCGGAGGAAGAACAGCCGGTCGCCGGCCACGTCGAAGGTGACGGCCGC from Streptomyces albireticuli carries:
- a CDS encoding lantibiotic dehydratase C-terminal domain-containing protein; this encodes MTVSRPDTAPAAAPGAWQALHIHYAANPAPLMTRCVGPLVEGLLADGLLESHFFINYWLEGPHVRLRLKPSTEAATEAVLARAEEAVAAFLRERPALYEVDSSGFLNEFYNTLFELEFPEDERGGFLAPDGRMRLRPNNSFSRQPYEPEYGKYGGPAGVALAEWHFRHSSELVIEAVRGMNLHLRTVRLGTAAQLMMVMAGCFLPDREELAGFLDRYHVFWQKAFSGTGFIGSDEYDRSYGTTGPALARRFDAVLDALARGEAGRLPRFLGGWAAHCAELRDRATALAVGGELVLRSWDGTADERITDPAAALPLLLSPYMHMTNNRLHVTIRDEAYLSYVLGRALREESLR
- a CDS encoding lantibiotic dehydratase, producing the protein MTHHTIPESPLPPGDDPTWTLGPRFMLRVAGLPLESVHALRCPDTGDWADRVLRAEARLRARGAGLSDRLHPLVKAAGDERARRLLLRLRREVFNGKPPAAPEEAVALVAAADPATAAAVGDWVRDRRALEALLAEGAPLLAAETARSRAALRRLLGEERLRLGLLLASPTLEGRLDAYVRTDPARRPDKRLRKVERSALAYLYRTARKTSPFSTFTAVALGRFAEAGPEEPGRPENGEETIRLPEVWSSHPRLNVVVLARLTELILADPVRRAGLPVVLASGWEHDDDRIRYVRRSLTAGDDGAAVTFDVAGDRLFFLRRSGTLERLLTLFTRRPDPRYGELARWLGEEHDADPEECERYLTALLELGMVQIPCLRTDVHAADPLRAFRDSLEAVGRPWAHELAEALEWPIACVDRYPAAGTGLRRELLAELRRSLADIQRHLGAREPALPQTLLYEDVRAGADPAAGTAVVCDPRSWAGDDGGPLASLRSLERVLPAFDLTLPQRITFKGFFRARYGRGGRCEDLLKLVHDFHEDFYDQYLTFAARRQPFGEDGAYVPEPNWLGLPQITAVDAAREEWTARMRRLWDTARGAEELRVHPGTVDAVAGELAGAAPDFAPQSHFLQLVRRDGDPLAVLNQSYGGLAFPFSRFTHCYDDAEGDGGTLSDRVRHAAAAAQPEGAVFAEITGGFVTSNLNLHGRLTDYEIVCPGETSSVPEEHRIHLDDLYVEDDTAADRLVLRSRRLGREVVPVYLGYLVPLALPEIPRTLLLLSPTSMAPLDVWGGVPEGTPENGVTSRPRVRYGGLVLSRRSWTAPASALPARTASGPEADAAWFLAWRRWRAEHRLPLRVFATVTPAGTAGGTGAGAARAKPQYVDFDSPLSLTALDGLLKDPGDRVVLREALPDEDGLRAVSDRGTHVVELAVETLRNDRKGTGAQK